The genome window GTCCGGCCCAGGCCTGTGCACCTCAAGGGCACCCGGGAGCCGGTCGAGACAGACGCGGTGACCGGCTCCCCGTTCCAGGCCTCACCGCAGCAGACCGGCACCAGCAGGTGCCGGGAGTGCGGCGCCCGGCTGAACCCCGGGGACGCCTGGTGCTCGCTCTGCCTGACCTCCACCACCGTTCCCGTGGCTGGCGGGGCAACCACCATGAGGGACGACGGGAGCGCCGCCGCGTCCGGCGTCGTTCCGGATGCGGCTGTCGTTCCGGATGCGGCTGTCGTTCCGGATGCCGGGGCCGGGTCCACGGCCGTGCCGGGGCCCCGGGGTGGGCGGCACACCCGGCAGCCCGGTGACGACGGCGGTGACGGTGCGGGAAGTGGCGACGGTGCGGGCAGTGGCGACGGTGCGGTGGGCCCGGAGGCCGAGCGGCTGATCGCGGAACTGGCCGCGACGGAGTCGGGTTCGCGCAGCCGCCCGGTGCTGGCGGTGCTGCGGGCGCACCTGGCCCTGAACGAGCTGCCCGGGGGCCGGGCGGCCCTGGCGTTCGGCGGGGCACTGCTGCTCCTGGTCGTGCTGATGGCGGGCCTGACGTTCCTCGGCATGCTGGTCTGAACCGGGCAGGCTGTGCTTTCGGGAGATGGCGGTAACGTTCAGAGCCACCCCCGCCGAGAGCCAGAGAGAGGCCCGCATGGCCGACCAGACCGAGTCGAGTGTCGTCATCGACTCCACGCCGGGGAACGTCCTCGGTGTGATCGCCGACTTCGAGCGCTACCCCGCGTGGGCCGGCGCCGTGAAAGAGGTCGAGGTGCTCGACCGGCTCGCCGACGGCCGCGCCGCGCGGGTGCGGTTCACCCTCGACGCCGGCGCGGTCCGTGACACCTACGCCCTCGACTACACCTGGGCCACCCAGCCCGACGGCACCGGCGAACTGTCCTGGAAACTGGTGCAGTCCGGTGTGATGAAGGCCATGGACGGCAGCTACCGGCTGGTGCCCAGCGCCGCCGGCACCCAGGTCACCTACCGGCTGGCCATCGACCTGCGGATGCCGATGCTGGGCATG of Kineosporia corallincola contains these proteins:
- a CDS encoding SRPBCC family protein, with protein sequence MADQTESSVVIDSTPGNVLGVIADFERYPAWAGAVKEVEVLDRLADGRAARVRFTLDAGAVRDTYALDYTWATQPDGTGELSWKLVQSGVMKAMDGSYRLVPSAAGTQVTYRLAIDLRMPMLGMLRRKAEKTIIDTALTELKKHVES